The window GGAGGGAACCGGTGCCGGTGCCTGCACCCCCGTGACGGTCCGGGAGTGGCGGGGCGGCCCGGCCGGGCGCCCCGCGGGGACGGGGGCCGGGCCGGGCGCGCGCTCGTGCGTCAGGCGATCGAGGCGGCCACGATCGCGGCCACGGCGAGGTTGCAGGAGGCCGTGACCCAGACGGCCGGGTGCGGCTCCGGGTCGACGACGATGGCGCCGAGCTTGCCCGGGGTCACCAGGTCCAGCACCAGGAAGGCCACGGCCATCAGGATCAGCCCGAGGAGGCCGAACGCGGCGGTGGACAGCAGGCCCTTGCCGAAGTCGTCGTACGTCGTCCAGATCGAGGTGAAGACGATCCCGCCGATGCCGAGGAGCGCGGAGCTGAGCAGGAGCGCGGCGTTGCGGTTGCGCTCCTCCCAGATCTGCTTGGGGAGCTTCCCGGGCGTCAGCACGTCCACCAGGACGATGCCGAGGATCAGCAGGACCAGGCCGAGGGCGCCGAACGCACTGGTGCGACCAAGTCCATTGATGATGTCGCTCATTGAGAAGCCTGTCTCCGGGTGGGTAGGAAGGGGAGGGCGTGTCCGCCGTATGGGTGGCCGAATCTATCGCACGGTGTCGCGGCGGACCATGGGGAGGTCAGGGAATGGCAAAGCTCAGGGCCGCGCGGGCCGAGGAGGCCGGGGAGCTGTCCGCGCTGGTGCTGCGGTCCAAGGCGTACTGGGGGTACGACGAGCGGTTCCTGGCCGGCTGCGCCGAGGAACTGCGGGTGCGGGCGGAGGAGGTCGCGGCCCGGCGGATCGTCGTCGCCGAGGACGCGGACGGGACGGTGCGGGGGCTCGCCTCGCTGGAGGGGGAGCCCGCCGGCCCCGTGTCGAGGCTCGGCCTGCTGTTCGTGGATCCGTCGGCCATCGGCCGGGGAATCGGTCGACTGTTGTACCGGGACGTGGTGCGCCGGTCCGTCGCGCTGGGGACGCGTCGGCTGCTGATCGACGCCGATCCGCACGCGGCGGGGTTCTACCGGGCGATGGGCGCGGTGGCCGGGACAGGGGCCCCGCAGGGGCTGGTCCGCTTCGAGGTGGCGCCCGTCCCGCTCGCGGACTGGGCGCGGGAGTGGACCGGTGGACGGCCTTCGGTGCACGTGGGCAATGTCGCCGAGTTCAACGCGCAGTTCGGCGACCCGTCGCTGGACCGGGAGCAACGGGCCGCGCACCACTACGCCTGCCTGGCCGCCTTCTACGGCCCGGAACCGGCCGCGCTGGTGCTGCCGCTCGCGGTGTCGCCGGGCTGGACGCGCCTGGTCGCACGGCAGCTGGAATGGGGGGAGGTGGAGGTGTACGACGGGCTCGCGGCGGGGCGGCCCGGCCTGTCGGACGCCGTACGGTCCCGGCCGGCGCTGGCCGCGCGGCTGACGGAGGGCGCGCCGACCCTCGTGCCGTGGGGGCTGACGGAGCCCTTCGGGCGGCTGTCGGGGCGGCCGTGGCGCGCACGCGACCTGCGTTACGAGTCCAAGTCCGCGGC of the Streptomyces sp. NBC_01426 genome contains:
- a CDS encoding DUF350 domain-containing protein, producing the protein MSDIINGLGRTSAFGALGLVLLILGIVLVDVLTPGKLPKQIWEERNRNAALLLSSALLGIGGIVFTSIWTTYDDFGKGLLSTAAFGLLGLILMAVAFLVLDLVTPGKLGAIVVDPEPHPAVWVTASCNLAVAAIVAASIA